A stretch of DNA from Anaerolineae bacterium:
GAACGTGACCTATGTGGATGCGATCATCGACCCGGCGGAACCGGATCCGGTGCAGCAGGCGCGGCGCTTTGTGGCTTCCCAGGCGATCATGCTGGCCTGTCAGGGTGTGCCCGGCATCTATCTGCACAGTCTGCTTGGTTCCCGCAACTGGACGGCAGGCGTGGCCCTCACTGGCCGCGCCCGGACGATCAACCGGGAGAAGCTGGACTACGAAACAGTTGAACGCGAACTGGCCGATCCGAGGACGTTGCGCCATCAGGTGTTCCACCGCTACTGTGACCTGCTGCGGATCCGGGCCGGGCAGGCGGCCTTTCATCCAAATGGGGCGCAGGAGGTGCTTGATCTCAACCCGGCGGTTTTTGCCATCCGTCGCACAGCACCCGACGGTGCAGCGCGGATCGTTGCCCTCCACAATGTCTCCGGCGCATCCCAGGCGGTTGTGTTACAATCAGCTGATTTGGGTGGTGAAGGCCCGGCGGTGCTGACTGATCTGGTCAGTCGGCGCTCCGTGCACTGGGAACCAGCCGGTATCCGCCTGACTCTTGATGCCTATCAGGTGATGTGGTTGCGGGTAGAGAGGGAGGGAGCCACGCACCTGGGCCACGCGACGCTTGCCCCAGGCCCGGCCTGATGGTAGACTGTCGCATAACTTCACGGTCGATTTCGTGCGTCTGTGCTCCTGCTGGCGGCAGGAGGGGCGTACTATCAGCCGAGCCGTGTCCACGGGAGGCGTTGCATGCATACGGTCCTGCGCTCCTTGCGATTGATGCCGGTGCTGTTAGCTGTGACGCTGGCATTGAGCGGTTGCTTTCAGCCGGGCGGGGAGGGCATTCCGCCCACGCCCATCGGTGAAGGCCCGATCGTGCCCGCTACGCCAACACCGCTTATCCCCTCGGAGACGCCTGTTTTTCCTCAGGGATTGCCTACACCAATCGTGCCGACGGCTGAGGTTATTGTGGAAGAGACGCCTGCTCTGGTAGCACCGGCAGACGCCGGCGCGGTCAAGCCGGGGGTCATCGTGGTGACGGAGACGCCGGTCAGCGCGGCAGCGATGACCGCGACGGCCCTGATCGCCCAGGCGCAGGCGGCCCGCAATACCCAGGTGGCTGCGCAGCAATTCGTGGTGGCGACAGCTACCTTGCCTGCTCTGGAACCATCCAACCTGCAGGCCGGCGAGATGACGGCCACAGCCATGATCATCGGCGCCACGGAGACAGCGTACATCCGCGAGACGATGACGGCGACAGCCATGGGGGTGTTGCCGCCAGTCACCATGACGCCAATCCCCGGCGCACCGCTCGCCCCGGCGCTGGCGACGTCGGATTGTGTCCATGTGGTTCAGCGCGGGCAGAACGTCTACCGGATCGCGCTGCGTTACGGCGTGACCATTGCCGACATCGCACGGGCAAATGGTCTGGCTAATTCAGCGGTTGTCCGTGTCGGGCAGGAGCTGGTTATCCCCGGTTGCGGCAACCTGACGCCCACGCCGGGTATCCCCGGCCAGGCGCCGCCGCTGGGCGAAGGCACCTGCGGGACGCACCTGATCCAGCCGGGCGAGAACCTGTACCGGATCGCCCTGCGTTATGGCGTGACGATGGCTGCTCTACGCAACGCCAACGGCATCAGCAACGTGAACGTGATCCGCGCCGGCGACACACTGGTGATCCCCTGCCGGTAACCATTGGCGTCGGCCAACCTCAGGACTTCCGGGGCGACCACGCGGTCGCCCTCATTATTGTTGAGGCGAATGTCCATGCGCGAGAGTGTGCTGCAAACAGAGACGATTTACGAAGGCCGGGTGGTTAACCTGTATCTGGAAACGGTGCGCCTGCCCGACGGCACGGAGGCCGTCCGGGAGGTGATTCGGCATGGCGGCGCAGTGGCGATCGTGCCGTTGCACGATAACGGCCAGATCACGCTGGTGCGGCAGTTTCGGTTGCCAGCAGGCACAACATTACTGGAAATCCCGGCGGGGACACTGGAACCGGGGGAAGATCCGTATGATTGCGCCGTCCGGGAGCTGCAGGAGGAGGTCGGGCTATTCCCTGGCCGCCTGACGCGCATCGGCGGCATCTTCCTGGCGCCAGGCTACAGCAGCGAATACATCCACCTGTTTGTAGCCACCAACCTGCAGCCTTCGACGTTGCAGGGGGATGATGACGAATTTCTGGAAGTGGTGCGGATGCCTTTCGGCGAACTGCTGGAACTGATCGATCGCGGCGAAATGGAAGACGCCAAGACGATTGCGGCAGTGTTACGGACGGTACGGCTGATTGACCGCGGTGAGTTCGCGCTCCCCGGCCTGTCGCTTTGATCAGAGCGCTGGTGGCAGAGTCATTGTATGGCTGAATTCTGGTTCGTTTCCGCGCCGTTGCCGGGCCATCTGGACTGGGGCGGCTACCTCAAGACGGCGCAGGCGCTTCAGGCGATGGGCGAGCACGTGCTGTGGATCAGCGGGCCGCCGGTGGCGCGTACCATCGCAGCAGCCGGGCTGCCCTTCGCTACCATTTCGCAGACAGGCTGGCTGTGGCCGCTGCCTCCGCCGCCTGATTTGACAAGCCTGCCACCGCAAGAGGCGATTCGCCTGCGTTATAGCCGGGCGCTGGATACCTGGCTGACCGAGGCGTTGATTATCCCGGCGGTGGAGGCGCTGCTGGCGCTGGCAGAAGTGCGCGGCAGACCGGGCGTGATCGTCACTGATCCTTTTCTGGCGGCCTCCGCCCTGGCGGCGGAGGCGCTGAATGTCCCGCTGGCGGTCTGCGGGTGGCCGTCGTTGCCTGCCCCGGCGGAGGACGCTCTGCTGCCGATCCAGGTGACTCTGGCCGCGGAGGCACGGGAGCGGATCGCCCGGCTGGCGCGACATTTTGGCGTGCAGGGCGCGAACTTCTCACAGGGGCCAACACCCGCCGTACAAAGCCCGCACTTGCACATCAGCTATTTTTCCCGTTACTGGCATCAATCCGACCCGGAGATTCTGCCGCAGACGCAGTTCGTCGGTGGAATGCCCGCGCCGCCGCAGGGCGATCCGCCGGATTGGCTGCGGGCGCTGGACGGCGCACCACTGGGACTGGTGACGCTGGGCACGGTTTTTACCGGCGATCTCGGTTTCCTGAGCTGGGCTGCCCGGGCGCTGGCCCGGATCGGGGTGGTGCCGCTGGTGGTGCTAGGCCGACCATTGGAAGCCGGGCCAAAAGCGGAACTGGTGGCCGCGCTGCCGCCGGGCACACGCCTGCTCAACTGGGTTGATTTTGACCATGTCTTCCCGCGGCTGAGCGTGATTGTCCATCATGGTGGGATGGGTACAACCCACGCAGCGGTGGTACACGGTCTGCCACAGGTGGTGGTGCCTCACGCCGCCGATCAGCGCGGGCAGGCGCGGCGTGTTGCTCAGGCCAAAGTCGGGATCAGCCTGAGCGCCCTGGAGGTGCGGCAGGGGAAGCTGCTGCCCGGCATCCGGGCGGTGGCGACGGATCCAGGCGTACGCGCTACAGCGCAGAAGCTGGCGGCGGAGTTCGCGCGGCTGGGCGGCCCGGCACGGGCGGCGGCATTGCTGCAAGGGCTGGTCCGCAGAGAGTGAGATATTCGTGTAGTCAGAAGGCTCAGGATCGCCGGTTGCAGCGCACCGGCCTGCTACTTGCGACCCAGCAGCAAGCCATAGTGAATCAGGAAGGTTTCCCCACCCCCGGGGAAAAGCTCCGGCTGGAGCCACTCAGCGGCCTTCTCTGGTGCCTGGATCAGCATCGCCCGCAGGCGGGTCACTGTGTCAGGCGCGCAGCCCATCCGCGCTGCCCATTCGGCCAGCCGATGGCGTTCCACGTAGGCTTCGCTGTGTAGGATTTCCAGCCCGGCGATTTTGAACATGCCCTCCCAGCGTGGGAGGCTGAAGGCCCAGGCGTGGCTGGGATCGCGCAGACGCTCAAAAGCGTTCACATAGCGGGCAGCTTTGCGATTTGTGGGCATAATCAGGTCGATCATGGCTACCAGCCCACCGGGGCGGGTGACCCGCGCTGCCTCATGGACAAACTGCTGAATACTGGGGAAGTGGTGCGGGGCGATCCGGCAGGTCACCAGATCAAACACCTCAGCGGCGAAGGGCAGCGCCATGGCGTCAAGCTGCTGATAGGCGATGTTGGCCAGGCCGAGTTGCCGGTGATGCTTCCGGGCGGCCTGCAGCATGGCCAGGGTGAGATCGGCGGCGATCACATGGGCGACGTGCGGCGCAAAGATACGCGCGGTGTGCCCTCCGCCCGTAGCCACATCCAGAACGCACCAGCCGGGCTGTGGATCGACCAGGGCGACCAGGCGCTCCAGGTCTGCGCCGGCGGCGTGCGTGGGGCTGGTGACGTAGGCGGCGGCGTGCTGGCTAAACTGGCGTTGCACAAGTCGTCTGGTGATTTCGCCGGTCATTGAGCCTACCCTTTCTTTCCCGTGCGTCCTAAGTGTAGCCGGGCGCGGCGGGCGCTTCAACCGGTGAATTATGTCCAGCGGGCAGGCTGGCGGCTGATGTGCGGTACGAGGTGAAGGAGGAGCAGGGTGAAGAAGCTCAAACTGGCGTTGATTGGCGCCGGGCAGCGCGGGACGGATGTCTACGGACGCTACGCGCTGGAGCACGATCCAGACCTGGAGTTCGTGGCGGTGGCGGAGCCGGTCGCAGAGCGCCGGGCGCGCTTCGCCGGTCAGCATGACCTGCCGCCGGAGGCGCAGTACGCCTCCTGGGAGCCGCTGCTCAGCCAGCCCCGGCTGGCCGACGCGGTGATCATCGCCACGCAGGATAACCAGCATGTGGCCCCGGCGCTGGCGGCGCTGGAAGCGGGTTATGACGTGCTGCTGGAGAAGCCGATGGCGACCACACTGGAGGATTGCACGGCGCTGGTCCGCGCTGCGGAGCGCAGCGGGCGGCTGCTGCAGATTTGCCACGTGTTGCGTTACACGGACTTCTTCCGTACCGTTCATGACATCGTGCAGAGCGGGCGGCTGGGCGATGTGGTGACGTATGAGCATCGCGAAAATGTCGCCTACTACCATATGGCGCACAGCTTTGTGCGCGGTAACTGGCGGCGCGCCGATCAGTCCAGTCCGATGATCCTGGCCAAGTCCTGCCACGATCTCGACCTGATCTACTGGATTCTGGCCGAGCAGGTAACCCGTCTCAGTTCGGTCGGGACGCTGCGTCACTTCCGCGCCGATCAGGCCCCGCGCCCGGACGTGCCGGCGCGTTGCACCGATGGCTGCCCGGTCGAAGTGTCGTGCCCGTTTTCCGCGCCGGGTATCTACCTGGACTATCGCCCCTGGCGGCCAATGGCGCGGGAGATGGGCTTGCCGGATAACTACGATCTAGGACAGGTCCTGGAATGGCCGATGTCTACGCTGGCCAACGGCGACCTGCGTCGCGAGTCGATCCGGCGTGCGTTGGAAGAAGGGCCTTATGGCCGCTGTGTCTACCGCTGCGACAACGATGTGGTAGATAACCAGATCGTGACCATGCAGACTGAGGCAGGCACAACAATCAGCTTCTTCATGCATGGGCACAGCCACGAAGAAGGTCGCACGCTGCGCATCGACGGGACGCGGGCGACCCTGTTCGGCGAGTTCATGCTCCTGCGGCAGGAGATACGCATCCACGACCATCTGACCGGCGCGGCGGAGATCATCCGGCCAGAGGTCAGACTTGGTGCGCATGGCGGTGGCGACCAGGGGTTGATGGCGGCGTTCGTAGCGACGCTGCGCGGCGGAGGGCAGGCGCCGCTGACCGACGCTCGCGCCGCGCTGGAAAGCCATCTGCTGGCCTTTGCCGCGGAACAGGCCCGCGTGGAGGGGACAGTGATCGACATGGAGGCTTACCGGCAGGCCGCCCTGGGTGGCTAAGCGGACGTCAGCATGCGCTCG
This window harbors:
- a CDS encoding LysM peptidoglycan-binding domain-containing protein, whose protein sequence is MHTVLRSLRLMPVLLAVTLALSGCFQPGGEGIPPTPIGEGPIVPATPTPLIPSETPVFPQGLPTPIVPTAEVIVEETPALVAPADAGAVKPGVIVVTETPVSAAAMTATALIAQAQAARNTQVAAQQFVVATATLPALEPSNLQAGEMTATAMIIGATETAYIRETMTATAMGVLPPVTMTPIPGAPLAPALATSDCVHVVQRGQNVYRIALRYGVTIADIARANGLANSAVVRVGQELVIPGCGNLTPTPGIPGQAPPLGEGTCGTHLIQPGENLYRIALRYGVTMAALRNANGISNVNVIRAGDTLVIPCR
- a CDS encoding NUDIX hydrolase codes for the protein MSMRESVLQTETIYEGRVVNLYLETVRLPDGTEAVREVIRHGGAVAIVPLHDNGQITLVRQFRLPAGTTLLEIPAGTLEPGEDPYDCAVRELQEEVGLFPGRLTRIGGIFLAPGYSSEYIHLFVATNLQPSTLQGDDDEFLEVVRMPFGELLELIDRGEMEDAKTIAAVLRTVRLIDRGEFALPGLSL
- a CDS encoding glycosyltransferase family 1 protein, whose translation is MAEFWFVSAPLPGHLDWGGYLKTAQALQAMGEHVLWISGPPVARTIAAAGLPFATISQTGWLWPLPPPPDLTSLPPQEAIRLRYSRALDTWLTEALIIPAVEALLALAEVRGRPGVIVTDPFLAASALAAEALNVPLAVCGWPSLPAPAEDALLPIQVTLAAEARERIARLARHFGVQGANFSQGPTPAVQSPHLHISYFSRYWHQSDPEILPQTQFVGGMPAPPQGDPPDWLRALDGAPLGLVTLGTVFTGDLGFLSWAARALARIGVVPLVVLGRPLEAGPKAELVAALPPGTRLLNWVDFDHVFPRLSVIVHHGGMGTTHAAVVHGLPQVVVPHAADQRGQARRVAQAKVGISLSALEVRQGKLLPGIRAVATDPGVRATAQKLAAEFARLGGPARAAALLQGLVRRE
- a CDS encoding class I SAM-dependent methyltransferase, which translates into the protein MTGEITRRLVQRQFSQHAAAYVTSPTHAAGADLERLVALVDPQPGWCVLDVATGGGHTARIFAPHVAHVIAADLTLAMLQAARKHHRQLGLANIAYQQLDAMALPFAAEVFDLVTCRIAPHHFPSIQQFVHEAARVTRPGGLVAMIDLIMPTNRKAARYVNAFERLRDPSHAWAFSLPRWEGMFKIAGLEILHSEAYVERHRLAEWAARMGCAPDTVTRLRAMLIQAPEKAAEWLQPELFPGGGETFLIHYGLLLGRK
- a CDS encoding Gfo/Idh/MocA family oxidoreductase codes for the protein MKKLKLALIGAGQRGTDVYGRYALEHDPDLEFVAVAEPVAERRARFAGQHDLPPEAQYASWEPLLSQPRLADAVIIATQDNQHVAPALAALEAGYDVLLEKPMATTLEDCTALVRAAERSGRLLQICHVLRYTDFFRTVHDIVQSGRLGDVVTYEHRENVAYYHMAHSFVRGNWRRADQSSPMILAKSCHDLDLIYWILAEQVTRLSSVGTLRHFRADQAPRPDVPARCTDGCPVEVSCPFSAPGIYLDYRPWRPMAREMGLPDNYDLGQVLEWPMSTLANGDLRRESIRRALEEGPYGRCVYRCDNDVVDNQIVTMQTEAGTTISFFMHGHSHEEGRTLRIDGTRATLFGEFMLLRQEIRIHDHLTGAAEIIRPEVRLGAHGGGDQGLMAAFVATLRGGGQAPLTDARAALESHLLAFAAEQARVEGTVIDMEAYRQAALGG